TATATCAGTTGGGAAAATCGTTGAAAATGAATTGGTTTCAATAAACGATATATGGGATAAATTGATGAACGATGACAACCGAAGATATATTATATCAAGTATAAAGCTAAGAGTTGGTAGCATTGTTGATAATAATCTTCCTACTTTTATTCCTAAATCATTTAAAAGAATATTGACAAACTATGTAGGTGACATTATTGATAAAGAAGTAGACAAATTTATGGAACAATCTGCAACATCTATGTTAAGCGACATATCGAAGAAAATTAACATAGCCGGTATAGTTGAAGAGAAGATAAAGTTATTTGAGCTTGAGAAGCTTGAAAAGATAGTCATAGACATTTCAAATAAAGAACTAAAAATGATTGTAATTTTAGGAGGAATATTAGGATTTATTATAGGTATATTTCAAGCTTTTATTGTACGACTTTTATAGATATTGACAAATTTCGATATCAATTATATAACCTGACTTTTGCAGTAAAAAAGGACAAAAAATGCCCATAACCTCTTTAAAATAAAGGGTTTTGGGCTTTTTGCTTTTGTCAAAGATTCATGGTGAGATCAGAACTTTTTTGTCTGTGCTAAAGATTTTTTTATTTCCCCAAGACTCATAATTTTTTTTCTAAAATCAATGTTTAACTCTTTTCCAATATCTTCAAGAGCATTATTACAAAAATCAAATAAATAATAATTCTCTTTGATATGACTGCAGCATGCCTTACCAAGACTTTCAAGTATTTCTGTTACCGAATATTTGCCTTTCAATCTATATTCTAATATCCTTACAATTACAAGTGCTATAAAGCATATCAAAAAGTGAGCATCAATATGCTCTTTTAGCGACAAATAGACAGGTCTACTTTCAAAATCACTTTTCGTTACTTTGAAGGATTCTTCTATCTTCCAAAGCCCACGATACATGTCAATTATTTTTTCAGGCGTCTCTTTGTATTCACTGGTCACTATAGCATAATAGCCATCAAATTTTTCTTCTTCACGTAATTTTTCTTCGTCAAAAGCCAAATGCTGACGCACACTCTCGGATATTTCCCCTGTATCAGCATCAAAAACAAGATTCTTTACATATTTAGCTGCACCATATGATATAGATTTATTGTACTTCCCAGGATTTTTAATCATATCCATTGCTTTAGCTATTGAAGCTGCATGATCTATCTTGGCTTTAGCTGCATATTCAGGACTATAGAAAATAACTTGTTTCTCATCTACTACCTTTTTTATTTTTTTGCCATTCGTTGCAGTTACTTGAATTTCCCTAGGGTAAAGTCTTGATTTGATTTTAAAGCCATTACCCTTATTAATATATCCGCTTTCATCAAGAACATAATCCTGAAAATCTTTGTCTGCACTACGAATAGAATAACTTAATACATAGCCGTTCTTAGCTGATAGAATATACCAGATATTATCACCAGTAGTTAATCCTCTATCTGCTACAATAATTATTCTACCTAAAGAATATTCTCGTTGGATCCTGCTTAAAGCTGGAATCAAAGTAGTTTTATCAGGCACATTACCAGGAAAAAGCTTATATGTAATGGGGATACCATTGGTATCCATAAATAATCCCATCTGTACAATCGGATCCGGTCTGTGTTCTTTAGAAACTCCTTTTTTACGCAATTCATCCTGCTCATCAATTTCAAAATAATAGTTAGTAACATCATAGTAAACCAAATCTGTATTACGATCATACAAAGATTTAATGTGCTCATGAATCCAAAGTTGTAAAGCTTCACTATGCTTGTTGAAAAAAGTAAGACATCTATAAACATCATCCAAAGAAAAATCAAATTTCTCAAAGAATATATCTTTATTCTCATAAGTCTTTTTCTTTGAAGCAGGATACAATAAGCGTGAGAATACAAGAAGTTTCATGATAGCATTAGCATCATATTCTTCTTTTGAGTGACGTTGTCTGTTTTTTAGAAATTTATCTATTTCAAGCTCATGATAAATTTTACTAAAAGCTGCATAGCCAAAGTTTTTACGATTAACAGAGTTAGAAGGTATCAACTCATTTTTAGCAATAGTAAACGTAAGATGAGCATTTTCAGATAATCTTTGTTCCTCTAACTTTTTCGCTTCGTGAGTAAAAAATTCAATAGGATTCTCATACTTTTTTTCCAATTCATCAAGGTAACCAAGAGATTCAATGGTTACAGATCTTGTGGTTTTGGTATTTTTATCCCAATAATTATGAACAATAGATAAGTATGTACGGCCAGTTTTTTTATTTGTAGCTTTTCTAAGATACATAGTAGCATCGCTCCCCCTTTAATACTAATTATAACACAATAATCCAGAAAAATCCATATAAAAATGACAAAATTTTAAAATAAATTTACCCGAAATCATTAGTAAAATTAATGGTTTCGGGTTACGTTATATAAGAATTTGCTGCAAAACTAGGGAAAAGCAAAAACATATCGCATACAAAGAGGCGGTATGCCGTTTGAAGGTTGTGCAATGACAAACAGTCGAAAAGCAATAAGAGAAATACTCAGATACAAATGTTTAAGTGAATTAAAAGTCATATAAAAGGCGCAATATGAAGATAAGAATGGAGTAAAAACAATTGCACGAAAATTCACAATACATTAAACATTATGCGGATAAAATTTGAAGAAAAAAATTTGCCA
This portion of the Thermoanaerobacterium sp. RBIITD genome encodes:
- a CDS encoding DUF445 family protein, whose amino-acid sequence is MVLFTQMMLLGLVGGIIGWITNYIAVIMLFRPIRPYNFLGYEIQGLIPKRKDEIAISVGKIVENELVSINDIWDKLMNDDNRRYIISSIKLRVGSIVDNNLPTFIPKSFKRILTNYVGDIIDKEVDKFMEQSATSMLSDISKKINIAGIVEEKIKLFELEKLEKIVIDISNKELKMIVILGGILGFIIGIFQAFIVRLL
- a CDS encoding IS1634 family transposase — encoded protein: MYLRKATNKKTGRTYLSIVHNYWDKNTKTTRSVTIESLGYLDELEKKYENPIEFFTHEAKKLEEQRLSENAHLTFTIAKNELIPSNSVNRKNFGYAAFSKIYHELEIDKFLKNRQRHSKEEYDANAIMKLLVFSRLLYPASKKKTYENKDIFFEKFDFSLDDVYRCLTFFNKHSEALQLWIHEHIKSLYDRNTDLVYYDVTNYYFEIDEQDELRKKGVSKEHRPDPIVQMGLFMDTNGIPITYKLFPGNVPDKTTLIPALSRIQREYSLGRIIIVADRGLTTGDNIWYILSAKNGYVLSYSIRSADKDFQDYVLDESGYINKGNGFKIKSRLYPREIQVTATNGKKIKKVVDEKQVIFYSPEYAAKAKIDHAASIAKAMDMIKNPGKYNKSISYGAAKYVKNLVFDADTGEISESVRQHLAFDEEKLREEEKFDGYYAIVTSEYKETPEKIIDMYRGLWKIEESFKVTKSDFESRPVYLSLKEHIDAHFLICFIALVIVRILEYRLKGKYSVTEILESLGKACCSHIKENYYLFDFCNNALEDIGKELNIDFRKKIMSLGEIKKSLAQTKKF